A single window of Gavia stellata isolate bGavSte3 chromosome 14, bGavSte3.hap2, whole genome shotgun sequence DNA harbors:
- the TNMD gene encoding tenomodulin codes for MGGTARESPEDCRFLDAEASKTRKKTCTRYQICGLLFSVLLISLILIFFGVKYLWNPTPRKVYDMEHTFFSHGEKKKIVMEIDPLARTETFRSGNGSEEILEIHDFKNGITGIFFVGLQKCFIKTQTKVLPETTEAKIPELEGEEITTTYFEQSVVWVPGEKPIQNKEFLKSSKIFDICRNVTIYWIHPTPIAAPELANLEGAEEEDPELLVDKQGWLDGGSEHEVEKDAQPGPKRRARQLTEEDLPINDYSENGLEFHPLWDERGYCCAQCRRANRYCRRVCEPLLGYYPYPYCYQGGRVICRIIMPCNWWIARMLGRV; via the exons ATGGGAGGGACGGCTCGGGAGAGCCCGGAGGACTGCCGCTTTCTGGAC GCAGAAGCATCCAAGACGCGAAAGAAGACCTGCACCAGATACCAGATCTGCGGACTGCTCTTCAGCGTGCTGCTCATTTCTCTTATTCTGATATTTTTTGGTGTCAAATATCTCTGGAACCCAACACCCAGAAAA GTTTACGACATGGAGCACACGTTCTTCAGCCATGGCGAGAAGAAGAAGATTGTGATGGAGATCGACCCTCTGGCCAGGACAGAGACCTTCAGGAGCGGGAACGGCAGCGAGGAAATCCTGGAGATCCATGACTTCAAAAAC GGAATAACTGGCATCTTCTTTGTGGGACTTCAAAAATGTTTCATCAAAACTCAAACTAAAGTGCTACCTGAGACAACAGAGGCCAAGATCCCCGAGCTTGAG GGAGAAGAAATCACGACCACCTACTTTGAGCAGTCCGTGGTCTGGGTGCCTGGGGAAAAGCCCATTCAGAACAAGGAGTTTCTGAAAAGCTCCAAAATTTTTGACATCTGCAGAAATGTGACCATCTACTGGATCCACCCCACACCAATAGCAG CTCCTGAGCTGGCCAACCTTGAAGGGGCAGAAGAAGAAGACCCTGAGCTGCTCGTGGACAAGCAGGGCTGGTTGGACGGGGGGAGCGAACACGAGGTGGAGAAGGATGCACAGCCAGGGCCCAAGCGTCGGGCACGGCAACTCACCGAGGAGGACCTGCCCATCAACGACTAT TCGGAGAATGGGCTGGAGTTCCACCCCTTGTGGGATGAGCGAGGCTACTGCTGTGCCCAGTGCCGCCGCGCCAACCGCTACTGCCGGCGGGTCTGTGAGCCCCTCCTGGGCTACTACCCCTACCCCTACTGCTACCAGGGTGGGAGGGTCATCTGCCGGATCATCATGCCCTGCAACTGGTGGATCGCGCGGATGCTGGGCAGGGTGTAG